The following coding sequences are from one Osmia bicornis bicornis chromosome 2, iOsmBic2.1, whole genome shotgun sequence window:
- the LOC114874077 gene encoding UPF0691 protein C9orf116 homolog translates to MIEKPCVCEGKEEEKEGISFGPRTDDIYRTCNLPTRFMYPRVFQGYRQDETPLPHPCYRSTTMDYGWYAPTVHTVPTRYYPRNTSFSEGQAIGGMYRNCSVNTELDKSVI, encoded by the exons ATGATCGAAAAACCATGTGTGTGCgaaggaaaggaagaagagaaggagGGAATATCTTTTGGACCACGCACCGATGACATTTATCGTACCTGTAATCTACCAACGCGATTCATGTACCCAC GCGTGTTCCAGGGATATCGACAGGACGAGACTCCTCTCCCTCATCCTTGTTACAGGAGCACGACGATGGACTACGGATGGTACGCACCGACCGTTCACACAGTGCCCACCAGATATTATCCTCGAAATACTTCTTTCAGTGAGGGCCAAGCAATCGGTGGGATGTATCGAAACTGCTCTGTCAATACAGAATTGGATAAAAGTGTTATTTAG
- the LOC114874074 gene encoding leucine-rich repeat-containing G-protein coupled receptor 4-like — MCFLLLVYLLLSVTAQDVTTEEVDCQVYNHLYVCLANGVLYSVSFEDVNAVQTIEDIELHLEGLGIQDIAKDAFVEVANSSALYIRDNQLSTISKHYFSPLDQLTYLDLKNNTLIDIEDGAFMKLHSLETLLLDYNNITSFRPAMWRGLGDLHELYATNNNIVLKRNMFKGLRHLETLALDSNEITEVPVGAFNGLPHIDLLYLSRNKISSLQPDVFRGLGEINELDLGRNQLRTISGGIFRYLKNLNSLWLNGNQIAMLKTDSFEGLDNLLLLFLNNNELRFVDMSAFARMKNVTVDPGFKIRGLIMDNVCKVQGRFRCENIEYQLPYECAKIEL, encoded by the coding sequence ATGTGCTTCCTCTTGCTCGTTTATCTCCTGTTATCGGTCACCGCTCAAGACGTTACCACCGAGGAGGTGGATTGCCAAGTTTACAACCATCTATACGTTTGCCTGGCCAACGGTGTGTTGTACAGTGTCTCGTTCGAGGATGTCAACGCGGTGCAGACTATCGAGGACATAGAATTGCACCTAGAAGGTCTAGGTATCCAAGACATAGCCAAGGACGCTTTCGTCGAAGTGGCTAATTCCTCTGCCCTCTATATCCGTGACAATCAACTCTCAACAATCTCCAAACATTATTTCTCTCCTCTGGATCAACTGACCTACCTGGACCTGAAGAACAACACCCTCATCGACATCGAAGACGGAGCTTTCATGAAATTGCACAGTTTAGAAACATTATTGTTGGACTACAACAATATCACCTCTTTCAGACCAGCCATGTGGAGAGGTCTAGGCGATCTTCACGAATTATACGCAACGAATAATAATATCGTACTGAAGAGGAACATGTTCAAAGGACTCAGACATCTGGAAACTCTGGCTTTGGATTCGAACGAAATCACGGAAGTACCGGTCGGAGCGTTCAATGGGCTGCCTCATATCGATCTTTTATATTTGTCCAGAAATAAAATCTCCTCCTTGCAACCGGACGTATTTCGCGGACTCGGCGAGATCAACGAACTGGATCTTGGAAGAAACCAACTGAGAACTATTTCCGGAGGGATTTTTCGGTACCTGAAGAACTTGAATTCTTTATGGTTGAATGGAAATCAGATCGCCATGCTCAAGACGGATAGCTTCGAGGGATTGGACAATTTGTTGCTTCTATTTCTGAACAACAATGAGCTACGTTTCGTCGACATGTCCGCGTTCGCTAGGATGAAGAACGTTACTGTCGATCCTGGTTTCAAGATACGTGGATTGATCATGGACAATGTTTGCAAAGTGCAAGGACGATTTCGATGTGAAAACATAGAATATCAATTGCCTTATGAGTGCGCTAAGATAGaactataa